The window GAAATAATTAGTTGTACTTATTGGGTTTAGTAAAGAGAGTTTTATGTCAGAAGGTGTCATGGAAAAGGAAGAATCTATAGTGAAAGGTGGTGCAGCAGGGAGCCTCCACCCCTCCGAAGGAGGGAGGGTGCTGAATCTGTGTGAACTGAAGCAAAAGAGCACGGAGGAGTTACTGGTAACAGCAGAGGAGTTGGGAGTAGTCAGCAACGGAAGGATGCTGAAGCAGGAGATAATTTTCCAGCTAATGAAGCGAGTTATCAGTGAAGGAGGCATAGCTATCGGAGGTGGAGTAGTAGAGACACTACCTGACGGGTTTGGGTTTTTAAGATCAGCCAAGGCTAACTATGCAGCAAGCAGTGATGATATCTACATATCTGCAGGCCAGATCAAGAAGTTCAATTTGAGAACAGGAGACATAGTAAGTGGTGAGATCAGAGCACCTGGGGAGAAGGAGAGATACTTCACACTGGTCAAGGCATACAGCATAAACTACACAGAGATAGGAAAGCTACAGAGGTACGTACACTTTGACGATCTGATTCCACTATACCCTGAGGAGAGGATTTTACTCGAATGCAAAGAGAGTTTTGGAGGGGAGAAGAAAGACATCAGCATGCGCGCAATAGACATCATAGCCCCACTGGGCAAAGGTCAGCGTGCACTGATTGTAGCACCACCTAGGGTGGGCAAGACGGTAATTTTGCAGCAGATTGCACACTCCATTGCCATGAATCACCCAAACATGGAGTTGATAGTCCTGCTCATAGGAGAACGGCCTGAGGAAGTTACAGACATGCTGAGGTCAGTAAAAGGAGAAGTAGTGAGCTCCACATTTGATGAACCAGCATATAGGCACGTACAACTGGCTGAAATAGTAATTGAGCGGGCTAAGAGGATGGTAGAACACAAGAAGGAAGTTGTGATACTACTAGACTCAATCACCAGGTTGGCCCGTGCGTACAATGAGGTCATGCCATCATCTGGTAAGGTACTAACTGGTGGGGTAGATTCCAACGCATTGCAAAGACCCAAGAGGTTCTTCGGAGCTGCAAGGAACATCGAGAATGGCGGGTCACTCACCATCATTGCAACAGCACTGATTGAAACTGGTTCAAAGATGGATGAAGTCATCTTTGAAGAATTCAAGGGTACAGGTAACTGTGAAATAATCCTAGACAGGAAAATCGCAGACAAGAGAATCTACCCTGCGATTGATATTTCTAAATCTGGGACTCGTAAGGAAGACATGCTGATAGAGAGTGCATTTTTGAAGAAGGTATGGCTACTCAGAAGGTTACTATCAGCAATGGGTCCAGTAGAAGCCATGGAGTTCCTGCGAGACAAGCTAAGCATCGCCAAGGACAACAATGACTTCTTTGAGATGATGAACAGCTAATTACACCCAGGCCAATACCTCGGCCTCCCCAAGCACCAACACCTGGTGCAAGGGAGGCACAGCACTGCGGTATTGGTGTGCACATACAGGTACACCCAGGCCACCCCTAACTTGTACCACCCAGCCCAGCACACCTAACCACCCCCATACTCCCACCTAACTACCCAGTGTGGCGTTTCCACCTCCTGCCCTTGTCATCCCAGCCTAACCAAGGCTGCCACCACAGCTCTCTACCCACACCTGCATAATCCATGCCCTCCCCTGACTCTACAGGTTTGAGACTCACCCTATATCACCTGTGTGGCGCCTCTACCATCTATGGTCACCCAACGTGGTAAGAACAACACAGTTGATAGGAAAGTGAGTGCGGGAGTTAGAGAGGAAGGAGGTGCACCGACAACACTACACCCAGTATAGGAGCAGGAACAGCTAGTCCTGTAAGGGCTGTATTTAGCAGTGCAGTACTTGGTAGTGCAGTACCTAGTGCTGATGGTGATACATTCCTGATGGGAGAGATGGTAGGAGTTGATGAGGGACTAGTTATTCAAGAACTAAGTAGAGCTGATGAGTTAGTGAAGTTACAACATGAATTAGAAAAGCAAGTAAGTAAACTAGCTGAACTTGGAGAACTTAAGTGGTTAGAAGAACTTGAGAAGCTGCAGGCTGAGGAGATCCAGAAGGTGAAGGACAGCATAGGGGAGATGGAGAAAGAGAAGATAAGGGAGGTGGAGACGGCGAAGGGGGAGTTTGAGAAGGAGATAGAGGAGATAAAAGGGGACTTGGAGAAGCTAGCAGCTGAGAAGATGAAGGAAGTTGTGATGAAGGTGGGGTTCAACGAGTTGGGACTGGAGGCTGCGGTGAAGAAGGAGGTGGGAGAGAAGCTATGGAGCAAAGAGCCGGAAAAGGTGAAGGAGGCGTTGGAGAAGATAAAGGTGGAGGAGCTTAAGGCAAAGGTGAAGGATAAGATAGGGGAGTTGGTTAAGGAGGTGGAGAAGATAAAGGAAGTGAAGGATAAGGTCGAGAAACTGGAGAAGAAGCTTGGGGAGCTGGAGGGTGCAGAGGAGCTGGCAGCAGAGAAGGTGAGGGAACTGACAGCAGCAGAGGTGAAGAGGGCTAAGGGGGAAGTGGAGAGCACTCTGGGAGAGCTGGAGGACATCAACAAGCTGCTGGAGAAGGGAGTGACAGCAGAGGCGATAGAGGAGGTGATAAAGGAGGAGGTGAAGAGGTTGGGGTTCAACCAGTTGGGACTGACAGGAGAGAAGTGGGTGAAGAAGATTGGGAAGCTATGGAGCACAAAGCTGGAAGAGTGGAAGGAGGCGTTAGAGGAGGTGAAGGCAAAACTGGATAGCAGTTCAGCAGCAGAGGCAAAGAAACTGGTGAAGTTAAAGGTAGAGCAGCTAGAGGATAGGCAGATAAAGGAGGTGGAGAAGTTAAAGGAGGAGGTGCAAGCACTTAGGAGCAACCTAGAGGAGAACTGGAAGAATCTCAAGAGCAAACTAGAAGAACTAGAGATGATAAAGGGATTGAAGGAGGGAGCAAAGAGACTCAAGGGGCAGTTAGATCAACTCAAGGAACCAAGAGACTTGGAGAGGCTAGAAGCTGAGAAGATAGAGGAGGTAAAGACTCTGGAGAAGCCAACTGTGGAGCTGTTAAGGACGAAGCTGGGTAAGCAAGCAGGAAGGCTAGATGCATTGTGGAAGTTGGAAGCTAAGCTGAAAGAAGAACTAGCTGCAATTAGGGAGCTGAAGAAATTGGGATTGGAAGAGAGATTGAGGGAATTAGCTGAGGTTAAGGAAGTTAGAGCCAAGCCCTGTGTACTGGACTGGTAAGTAGAAGTTGGTGGGTGTACCAAGTTGTGGGGAAGATTGAGTATTAGACCAAGATACATAGTAACAGCCATGATTACATTTATATGGTTATTCATCACTGCAGGTTCTGCTGAGGCTAGAGTCAGTGATATGGGTGTGAATG of the Anaplasma centrale str. Israel genome contains:
- the rho gene encoding transcription termination factor Rho — encoded protein: MEKEESIVKGGAAGSLHPSEGGRVLNLCELKQKSTEELLVTAEELGVVSNGRMLKQEIIFQLMKRVISEGGIAIGGGVVETLPDGFGFLRSAKANYAASSDDIYISAGQIKKFNLRTGDIVSGEIRAPGEKERYFTLVKAYSINYTEIGKLQRYVHFDDLIPLYPEERILLECKESFGGEKKDISMRAIDIIAPLGKGQRALIVAPPRVGKTVILQQIAHSIAMNHPNMELIVLLIGERPEEVTDMLRSVKGEVVSSTFDEPAYRHVQLAEIVIERAKRMVEHKKEVVILLDSITRLARAYNEVMPSSGKVLTGGVDSNALQRPKRFFGAARNIENGGSLTIIATALIETGSKMDEVIFEEFKGTGNCEIILDRKIADKRIYPAIDISKSGTRKEDMLIESAFLKKVWLLRRLLSAMGPVEAMEFLRDKLSIAKDNNDFFEMMNS